The DNA window GGCACTCCGCAGAGCCCGTATGGCAAAAGCAAGCTGATGGTTGAGCAGATCCTCACTGACCTGCAAAAAGCCCAGCCGGACTGGAGCATCGCGCTGCTGCGCTACTTCAACCCGGTCGGCGCGCATCCGTCGGGCGATATGGGGGAAGATCCGCAGGGGATCCCAAACAACTTGATGCCGTATATCGCGCAGGTTGCCGTTGGTCGTCGCGAATCGCTGGCGGTCTTCGGCAACGACTACCCGACCGAAGATGGCACTGGCGTTCGTGACTACATTCACGTGATGGACCTTGCCGACGGCCACGTCGCGGCAATGGAAAAACTGGCCGATAAAGCTGGCGTGCATATCTACAATCTTGGCGCAGGCGTCGGCAGCAGCGTGCTTGACGTGGTCAATGCCTTCAGTAAAGCCTGCGGTAAACCTATTAACTACCACTTCGCGCCACGCCGCGACGGCGACCTCCCGGCCTACTGGGCGGACGCTGAAAAGGCCGATCGCGATCTGAACTGGCGCGTGACGCGCAACCTTGACGAAATGGCGCAGGACACCTGGCACTGGCAGTCCC is part of the Klebsiella huaxiensis genome and encodes:
- the galE gene encoding UDP-glucose 4-epimerase GalE, with product MKVLVTGGSGYIGSHTCVQLLLQGHEVIILDNLCNSKRSVLPVIERLGGKSATFVEGDIRNEALMTEILHDHAIEAVIHFAGLKAVGESVAKPLEYYDNNVTGTLKLVSAMRAAGVKNFIFSSSATVYGDQPKIPYVESFPTGTPQSPYGKSKLMVEQILTDLQKAQPDWSIALLRYFNPVGAHPSGDMGEDPQGIPNNLMPYIAQVAVGRRESLAVFGNDYPTEDGTGVRDYIHVMDLADGHVAAMEKLADKAGVHIYNLGAGVGSSVLDVVNAFSKACGKPINYHFAPRRDGDLPAYWADAEKADRDLNWRVTRNLDEMAQDTWHWQSRHPQGYPD